From Halomicrobium salinisoli, the proteins below share one genomic window:
- a CDS encoding TAXI family TRAP transporter solute-binding subunit translates to MPERPTRRTFVRTASIAGIAALAGCGGDGGEGGEETTGGDGGDGTPTDTAMEGETETMADEETPTEEDGGGGGGEQRLSWHAGGQGGTYYPLSNEFKTVVEDNTDYTLNVQSTGASVENVGNLASGDADFALIQNDVAYFAKNGTGIEAFQDNAVESLMGVGTLYPETITIVSIADTGIETLSDLEGATINTGDLGSGTQVNALQILEAVGIEDFSEQNASFSQAADQLRNGDIDAAFVVGGWPVGAIEDLANTNDITIVPIDGEDREAVKEAASWFADDQIPGGTYSGVEDDVPTVAVQAMIATRADLSAETVEEVTAAIFDNTDQLSIKTDFISGDSAQDGMSIELHEGAAAYFGE, encoded by the coding sequence ATGCCCGAACGACCGACTCGACGGACCTTCGTGCGGACCGCGAGCATCGCCGGAATCGCCGCGCTGGCCGGGTGCGGCGGCGACGGCGGAGAAGGCGGAGAGGAGACGACCGGCGGCGACGGTGGCGACGGAACGCCCACCGACACGGCGATGGAGGGCGAGACGGAGACGATGGCCGACGAAGAGACGCCGACCGAGGAGGACGGCGGGGGTGGCGGCGGCGAGCAGCGCCTCTCCTGGCACGCCGGCGGCCAGGGCGGGACGTACTACCCGCTCTCGAACGAGTTCAAGACCGTCGTCGAGGACAACACCGACTACACGCTGAACGTCCAGTCGACGGGCGCCAGCGTCGAGAACGTCGGGAACCTGGCCAGCGGGGACGCGGACTTCGCGCTCATCCAGAACGACGTCGCCTACTTCGCGAAGAACGGCACCGGCATCGAGGCCTTCCAGGACAACGCCGTCGAGAGCCTCATGGGCGTGGGGACGCTGTACCCGGAGACGATCACCATCGTCTCGATCGCGGACACCGGCATCGAGACGCTGTCGGACCTCGAGGGCGCGACGATCAACACGGGAGACCTCGGTTCCGGGACGCAGGTCAACGCGCTCCAGATCCTCGAGGCCGTCGGCATCGAGGACTTCAGCGAGCAGAACGCCTCGTTCTCGCAGGCGGCCGACCAGCTCAGAAACGGCGACATCGACGCCGCGTTCGTCGTCGGCGGGTGGCCGGTCGGCGCCATCGAGGACCTGGCCAACACCAACGACATCACCATCGTCCCGATCGACGGGGAGGACCGCGAGGCGGTCAAGGAGGCAGCCTCCTGGTTCGCGGACGACCAGATCCCGGGCGGCACCTACTCCGGCGTCGAGGACGACGTCCCGACGGTCGCCGTGCAGGCGATGATCGCCACCAGAGCCGACCTGTCCGCCGAGACGGTCGAGGAAGTGACCGCGGCCATCTTCGACAACACCGACCAGCTATCGATCAAGACGGACTTCATCAGCGGGGACTCGGCGCAGGACGGGATGTCGATCGAGCTGCACGAGGGCGCGGCCGCCTACTTCGGCGAGTAG
- a CDS encoding DUF5828 family protein, with product MDDIEESVSGFKRRGGWVDVVEHGERIVQALKDLAEEGIDGIDADALEGFDEWRPKSHERLDEDVNEKTAEQASVDEGKGEQAGKDPDDDLKTAGEKLADSYENLDEPDEAVESWGESLDYVARAADSAGRKALRAVEDKVYRNVMTRIAPYYFDNDLISANLQRVQGGDRPEYVFEINVNDDDLKERVSNRLADYEQSVERWHVNTEKQTEAAAAAEGVDVVEEREEETDAKTN from the coding sequence ATGGACGACATAGAGGAGAGCGTCTCGGGCTTCAAGCGCCGCGGCGGCTGGGTCGACGTCGTCGAGCACGGCGAACGCATCGTGCAGGCACTGAAGGACCTCGCAGAGGAGGGCATCGACGGGATCGACGCCGACGCCCTCGAGGGGTTCGACGAGTGGCGGCCGAAGAGCCACGAGCGTCTGGACGAGGACGTCAACGAGAAGACCGCCGAGCAGGCCAGCGTCGACGAGGGCAAGGGCGAGCAGGCCGGCAAGGACCCCGACGACGACCTCAAGACCGCCGGCGAGAAACTGGCCGACTCCTACGAGAACCTGGACGAGCCGGACGAGGCCGTCGAGTCGTGGGGCGAGAGCCTCGACTACGTCGCTCGCGCGGCCGACTCGGCCGGCCGCAAGGCGCTGCGAGCCGTCGAGGACAAGGTCTACAGGAACGTGATGACGCGCATCGCGCCGTACTACTTCGACAACGACCTCATCAGCGCCAACCTCCAGCGCGTCCAGGGCGGGGACCGCCCCGAGTACGTCTTCGAGATCAACGTCAACGACGACGACCTCAAGGAGCGCGTCTCTAACCGGCTGGCCGACTACGAGCAGTCCGTCGAGCGCTGGCACGTCAACACGGAGAAGCAGACCGAGGCCGCTGCAGCCGCCGAGGGCGTGGACGTGGTGGAGGAGAGAGAGGAGGAGACTGACGCCAAGACGAACTAA
- a CDS encoding ferritin-like domain-containing protein: protein MSSDRVVELLHKAYFDELETVMNYQSNAITLDGVHAEEIKESLQADVQEELGHAEEIGLRLKQLDADIPGSAEFSANQDSLQPPEDSTDVLSVIEGVLDAEEDAIETYRSLVEAAQESNDPVTEDLAVTILADEEAHRTEFRGFQKEYPVNE from the coding sequence ATGTCCTCAGACCGCGTCGTCGAACTCCTCCACAAGGCCTACTTCGACGAACTGGAGACGGTGATGAACTACCAGTCAAACGCAATCACGCTCGACGGCGTCCACGCCGAGGAGATCAAGGAGAGCCTCCAGGCTGACGTCCAGGAGGAGCTGGGCCACGCCGAGGAGATCGGCCTCCGGCTCAAACAGCTCGACGCCGACATCCCGGGCTCCGCGGAGTTCTCGGCCAACCAGGACTCCCTCCAGCCGCCCGAGGACTCCACGGACGTGCTCTCGGTCATCGAGGGCGTCCTCGACGCCGAGGAGGACGCCATCGAGACCTACCGCTCGCTGGTCGAGGCGGCCCAGGAGTCCAACGACCCCGTCACGGAGGACCTGGCCGTCACCATCCTCGCCGACGAGGAGGCCCACCGCACGGAGTTCCGCGGCTTCCAGAAGGAGTACCCCGTCAACGAGTAG
- a CDS encoding inorganic phosphate transporter, with the protein MVGASTLATLAVASLASLFMAWAIGAGSSGSTPFAPAVGANAISVMRAGFFVGILGLLGAVLQGANVTEAVGEGLVLFPEGGGLSAAAAIVALVTAALLVAAGIFTGYPIATAFTVTGAVVGVGLAIGGRPATAKYVEILALWVATPFVGGGTAYATAKLLRNEDVPERLLVPALAGLVAAILANVEFVLLAPGTEQASIAAAVAQSLEMPGLAATAGVTLVAAAAAAAVLYRDIQSDPEAGQRHFLLVLGGLVAFSAGGSQVGLAIGPLLPVLGQGPAAAVPIAGVLLFGGIGLLAGSWTGAPRMIKALSQDYSSLGPRRSIAALIPSFVIAQTAVFFGIPISFNEIIVSGIVGSGAAAGGSAVSGEKIGKTVLAWIGSLVLAFAVSYGAITALEAVL; encoded by the coding sequence ATGGTCGGTGCGAGCACGCTCGCGACGCTGGCCGTCGCGTCGCTGGCCAGCCTGTTCATGGCCTGGGCTATCGGCGCGGGATCGTCGGGTTCGACGCCGTTCGCGCCGGCGGTCGGAGCGAACGCTATCTCCGTCATGCGAGCGGGCTTCTTCGTCGGCATCCTCGGACTGCTGGGTGCCGTCCTCCAGGGGGCCAACGTCACCGAGGCTGTCGGCGAGGGACTCGTCCTGTTCCCCGAGGGCGGCGGGCTCTCGGCGGCGGCCGCCATCGTCGCGCTGGTGACCGCGGCGCTACTGGTCGCGGCCGGCATCTTCACGGGCTATCCCATCGCGACGGCCTTCACCGTCACCGGCGCCGTCGTCGGCGTCGGCCTGGCCATCGGCGGCCGGCCGGCGACCGCGAAGTACGTCGAGATCCTGGCGCTGTGGGTCGCCACGCCGTTCGTCGGCGGCGGCACCGCCTACGCGACGGCGAAGCTCCTGCGGAACGAGGACGTCCCCGAGCGACTGCTCGTGCCGGCGCTGGCGGGGCTGGTGGCGGCCATCCTCGCCAACGTCGAGTTCGTCCTGCTGGCCCCGGGCACCGAGCAGGCGTCGATCGCCGCCGCCGTCGCCCAGTCGCTGGAGATGCCCGGCCTCGCCGCGACCGCCGGCGTGACCCTCGTCGCCGCCGCCGCCGCCGCGGCGGTGCTCTACCGCGACATCCAGAGCGACCCCGAGGCCGGCCAGCGCCACTTCCTGCTCGTCCTGGGCGGGCTCGTGGCCTTCTCCGCCGGCGGGAGCCAGGTCGGGCTGGCGATCGGCCCGCTCCTGCCGGTGCTCGGCCAGGGGCCCGCCGCGGCCGTCCCCATCGCCGGCGTGCTGCTGTTCGGCGGGATCGGCCTGCTGGCCGGTTCGTGGACCGGTGCGCCGCGGATGATCAAGGCGCTCTCGCAGGACTACTCCTCGCTGGGGCCGCGCCGCTCCATCGCTGCACTGATCCCCTCCTTCGTCATCGCCCAGACGGCCGTCTTCTTCGGCATCCCCATCTCGTTCAACGAGATCATCGTCTCCGGAATCGTCGGCAGCGGCGCGGCGGCTGGCGGGAGCGCGGTCAGCGGCGAGAAGATCGGCAAGACGGTGCTGGCCTGGATCGGCTCGCTCGTGCTCGCCTTCGCGGTCAGCTACGGCGCGATCACGGCCCTCGAGGCGGTTCTCTAG
- a CDS encoding type 1 glutamine amidotransferase domain-containing protein — translation MASALFVVSEEGYWGEECVEPLTTLSDAGVDVTVATPTGEPPVIDERSVDPDNVGEETAERVREVHESDERLNDPEPLADVSAEGHDAVVFPGGHGTEWDVNQDRHARRLLRDAVEGDALALVVCHAVGILAFTRDSDGDLLVEGREVTGFPNEWEEGIVDERDLMPDGRKLPYWVEDEVIAAGGDWDAELDQDASVTVDGSLLTARGPESSAAAARTLLEELGLEREA, via the coding sequence ATGGCGTCCGCACTATTCGTCGTCAGCGAAGAAGGGTACTGGGGAGAGGAATGCGTCGAGCCGCTCACGACGCTGAGCGACGCCGGCGTCGACGTCACGGTGGCCACGCCGACGGGCGAGCCGCCGGTGATTGACGAGCGCTCGGTCGATCCCGACAATGTCGGCGAGGAGACGGCCGAGCGCGTCCGCGAGGTCCACGAGAGCGACGAGCGACTCAACGATCCCGAGCCGCTCGCCGACGTGTCCGCCGAGGGCCACGACGCCGTCGTGTTCCCCGGCGGCCACGGCACCGAGTGGGACGTCAACCAGGACCGCCACGCCCGGCGTCTGCTCCGGGACGCGGTCGAGGGCGACGCGCTCGCGCTCGTCGTCTGCCACGCCGTCGGCATCCTCGCCTTTACCCGCGACTCCGACGGGGACCTGCTTGTCGAGGGCCGCGAGGTGACCGGCTTCCCCAACGAGTGGGAGGAGGGCATCGTCGACGAGCGAGACCTGATGCCCGACGGCCGCAAGCTCCCCTACTGGGTCGAGGACGAGGTGATCGCGGCCGGCGGCGACTGGGACGCGGAACTCGACCAGGACGCCTCCGTCACGGTCGACGGCAGCCTGCTCACCGCCCGCGGCCCCGAGTCCTCGGCCGCCGCGGCGCGAACGCTGCTCGAGGAACTCGGGCTCGAACGCGAGGCTTGA
- a CDS encoding carbon starvation protein A — protein MTQVIWIVLAVLTTFTVGYVGYSRYLTQFLELDDSNETPAHKYEDGQEYVPSKKPVLLGHHFSSIAGGAPIVGPITAGAIWGWLPALAWIAVGNPLMGAVHDFVSLSGSLRHEGKSIGYIIGEYVGEGGKNMLLWFAFLTIILVVAVFALVVGIVFNAYPEAVTASFVYIALALAFGVYLYQLNGPFIPGTVLFVAGVFAGIWVGIQYPVALFEPTAERTADMAVYVLFGGDGSWVPGASALGGNTAAWVPVIMAYAAVASALPVWVLLQPRDYLSSFLLYTGVGGALLAIIVGTLLSTSAEPLTIDSSLGAFNGFWGVEGAGLAPLFPLLFITIACGTISGFHSLVSSGTTAKQLNQESDARLIGYGGMLGEGLLAAVALSTLAVAGFADPAGGIGAALPNFATGGGVILTSLGVPQAYGGPFMALVLVSFLLTSTDTAVRLGRYMMEEIVGLQAGETASGFDVGGGLRSTLGEIARGRYTNPLVQIVPAYLMVVSGQWVVLWALFGGANQLLAALALLTGTVWLANWDDNKQLYSTGVPMAIMVTITVLGLSWLAFYENLYQNILQGGASGAGLASAVVQMLLALVLIGLALALVKKGYDNVSRVRDRGTAGAVEPSDD, from the coding sequence ATGACGCAGGTGATCTGGATCGTACTGGCGGTGTTGACAACGTTCACGGTCGGGTACGTGGGATACTCTCGGTACCTGACGCAGTTCCTCGAACTCGACGACTCGAACGAGACGCCGGCGCACAAATACGAGGACGGGCAGGAGTACGTCCCGTCGAAGAAGCCGGTCCTGCTGGGGCATCACTTCTCGAGCATCGCCGGCGGCGCGCCGATCGTCGGCCCGATCACGGCGGGCGCCATCTGGGGCTGGCTGCCCGCGCTGGCGTGGATCGCCGTCGGGAACCCGCTGATGGGGGCCGTCCACGACTTCGTCTCGCTGTCGGGCTCGCTCCGGCACGAGGGGAAGTCGATCGGGTACATCATCGGCGAGTACGTCGGCGAGGGCGGGAAGAACATGCTGCTGTGGTTCGCGTTCCTGACGATCATCCTCGTCGTCGCGGTGTTCGCGCTCGTCGTGGGCATCGTCTTCAACGCCTACCCCGAGGCCGTGACGGCCTCGTTCGTCTACATCGCGCTGGCGCTCGCGTTCGGGGTGTACCTCTACCAGCTGAACGGTCCGTTCATCCCGGGCACGGTGCTGTTCGTCGCCGGCGTGTTCGCCGGGATCTGGGTCGGGATCCAGTACCCCGTCGCGCTGTTCGAGCCGACGGCCGAGCGGACCGCCGACATGGCCGTCTACGTGCTGTTCGGCGGCGACGGCTCGTGGGTGCCCGGCGCGAGCGCACTGGGCGGGAACACCGCCGCCTGGGTGCCGGTGATCATGGCGTACGCCGCCGTCGCGAGCGCCCTGCCCGTCTGGGTGCTCCTTCAGCCGCGTGACTACCTGTCGTCGTTCCTACTGTACACCGGCGTCGGCGGCGCGCTGCTGGCGATCATCGTCGGCACGCTGCTGAGCACGTCCGCCGAGCCGCTGACCATCGACTCGTCGCTCGGCGCCTTCAACGGCTTCTGGGGCGTGGAGGGCGCCGGCCTCGCGCCGCTGTTCCCGCTGCTCTTTATCACGATCGCCTGCGGGACCATCAGCGGGTTCCACTCGCTGGTGTCCTCGGGCACGACCGCGAAGCAGCTCAACCAGGAGTCCGACGCCCGCCTGATCGGGTACGGCGGCATGCTCGGTGAGGGGCTGCTGGCGGCCGTCGCGCTGTCGACGCTCGCCGTGGCCGGCTTCGCCGATCCGGCCGGCGGTATCGGCGCGGCGCTGCCGAACTTCGCGACCGGCGGCGGCGTCATCCTCACCAGCCTCGGGGTCCCGCAGGCCTACGGCGGACCGTTCATGGCGCTGGTGCTGGTGAGCTTCCTGCTCACCTCGACCGACACCGCCGTCCGCCTGGGCCGGTACATGATGGAGGAGATCGTCGGCCTCCAGGCCGGCGAGACCGCCTCCGGGTTCGACGTCGGCGGCGGCCTCCGCTCGACGCTGGGCGAGATCGCCCGCGGGCGGTACACGAACCCGCTGGTCCAGATCGTCCCGGCGTACCTGATGGTCGTCTCCGGCCAGTGGGTCGTGCTGTGGGCCCTGTTCGGCGGCGCCAACCAGCTGCTGGCCGCGCTCGCGCTGCTGACCGGGACCGTCTGGCTCGCCAACTGGGACGACAACAAGCAGCTGTACTCCACCGGCGTGCCGATGGCCATCATGGTGACCATCACCGTGCTCGGCCTGTCCTGGCTGGCGTTCTACGAGAACCTCTACCAGAACATCCTCCAGGGCGGCGCCAGCGGGGCCGGCCTCGCGTCGGCCGTCGTCCAGATGCTCCTCGCCCTGGTGCTGATCGGACTGGCGCTGGCACTCGTCAAGAAGGGCTACGACAACGTCTCGCGTGTCCGCGACCGTGGTACCGCCGGCGCGGTCGAGCCCAGCGACGACTGA
- a CDS encoding ArsA family ATPase, translating into MEPFVFFGGKGGVGKTTVSCAYGLKCARADRETLVVSTDPAHSVSDVFDQQFGDDPAPVEGIDGLHAMEIDPDDEVQRHLDGIRSDLSEQVSAAMVNEINQQLEMAHRTPGAYESALFDRFVDVMRNADPYDRVVFDTSPTGSTLRLLGLPEFLEGWIERLMHKREQSIDLFEKAAIGNNEPRRVMDGDPVLARLRGRKEFFEFAGGALREDAAFFLVLNPDQLSVNETGRAIAELREKDLAVRGLIANRLTPEPDPDEDGRGARYLRDRVETERDRLRQVREEFDPPLVAEIESRTAEVRGDLLGDVADELAVETDVERPSFV; encoded by the coding sequence ATGGAGCCGTTCGTCTTCTTCGGCGGCAAGGGCGGGGTCGGCAAGACCACCGTCTCCTGTGCCTACGGGCTGAAGTGCGCCCGGGCGGACCGCGAGACGCTGGTCGTCTCGACGGACCCGGCCCACTCCGTCTCGGACGTCTTCGACCAGCAGTTCGGTGACGACCCGGCGCCGGTCGAGGGGATCGACGGCCTCCACGCGATGGAGATCGACCCCGACGACGAGGTCCAGCGCCACCTCGACGGCATCCGGTCGGACCTCTCCGAGCAGGTCTCGGCGGCGATGGTCAACGAGATCAACCAGCAACTGGAGATGGCCCACCGGACGCCCGGTGCCTACGAATCGGCGCTGTTCGACCGCTTCGTCGACGTGATGCGCAACGCCGACCCGTACGATCGGGTCGTGTTCGACACCTCGCCGACCGGCAGCACGCTGCGCCTGCTGGGCCTGCCCGAGTTCCTGGAGGGGTGGATCGAGCGGCTGATGCACAAGCGCGAGCAGAGCATCGACCTCTTCGAGAAGGCCGCCATCGGGAACAACGAGCCCCGGCGCGTGATGGACGGTGACCCCGTCCTCGCGCGCCTGCGGGGTCGCAAGGAGTTCTTCGAGTTCGCCGGCGGCGCGCTCCGTGAGGACGCCGCGTTCTTCCTCGTGCTCAACCCCGACCAGCTGTCGGTCAACGAGACCGGGCGGGCCATTGCGGAGCTGCGCGAGAAGGACCTCGCCGTTCGCGGGCTGATCGCCAACAGGCTGACGCCGGAGCCGGACCCCGACGAGGACGGCCGCGGCGCCCGCTACCTCCGCGATCGCGTCGAGACCGAGCGCGACCGGCTCCGGCAGGTCCGCGAGGAGTTCGACCCGCCGCTGGTCGCCGAGATCGAGAGCCGGACGGCGGAGGTGCGCGGCGACCTGCTCGGCGACGTCGCCGACGAACTGGCCGTCGAGACCGACGTCGAGCGGCCCTCGTTCGTCTGA
- a CDS encoding CobW family GTP-binding protein, translating to MSESIPVTLLSGSLGAGKTTLLNHLLADAGERDLAVLVNDMGEVNVDAELVAEGSDLDVSGGVTELSNGCICCELQDDLETAVVRLARNREFDHLVVEASGISEPGPVARLFTTESRVAALYEVDALVTVLDTPQFLDAFAGDGGEPERRGEEGDRPLSDLLVGQVELANVVLLNKADRCSDAELDEAEELVGALRPDAETIRTEFSRVDPDRLFDRDLFDVERMRDLPGWKRALEEAETDHEGDGDGHEHGHDDHDGHDHAGHSHPDEVYGVTSFVYRERRPFHPERFAQALRDLPPDVVRSKGTAWIAGNETRVGIGHAGPSIRAEGQGPWIASLPEVERDLYRSNRPDLEWHEEHGDRRTELVFIGTDYDEGALRERLDDALVTDGEWDESDALSDPFPDEQGETTVVREP from the coding sequence ATGAGCGAGTCGATTCCGGTCACCCTCCTCTCGGGGAGCCTCGGCGCCGGGAAGACGACCCTGTTGAACCACCTGCTCGCCGACGCCGGCGAGCGGGACCTCGCCGTCCTCGTCAACGACATGGGCGAGGTCAACGTCGATGCCGAACTCGTCGCGGAGGGCTCGGACCTCGACGTCAGCGGCGGCGTCACGGAGCTTTCGAACGGCTGCATCTGCTGTGAGCTACAGGACGACCTGGAGACGGCGGTGGTCCGGCTGGCCCGCAACCGGGAGTTCGACCACCTCGTCGTCGAGGCGTCGGGCATCTCCGAACCGGGCCCGGTCGCCCGGCTGTTCACCACGGAGTCGCGCGTGGCCGCGCTGTACGAGGTGGACGCGCTGGTCACGGTGCTCGACACGCCGCAGTTCCTCGACGCCTTCGCCGGCGACGGCGGCGAGCCCGAGCGCCGCGGTGAAGAGGGCGACCGACCCCTCTCGGACCTCCTCGTCGGGCAGGTGGAGCTGGCCAACGTCGTCCTGCTGAACAAGGCCGACCGCTGCAGCGACGCCGAACTCGACGAGGCCGAGGAGCTGGTGGGCGCGCTCCGGCCGGACGCGGAGACGATCCGGACGGAGTTCTCGCGAGTCGATCCCGACCGGCTGTTCGACCGCGACCTGTTCGACGTCGAGCGCATGCGCGACCTGCCGGGGTGGAAGCGGGCGCTCGAAGAGGCGGAGACAGACCACGAGGGCGACGGAGACGGGCACGAACACGGCCACGACGACCACGACGGCCATGACCACGCCGGCCACAGCCACCCCGACGAGGTGTACGGCGTCACCTCCTTCGTCTACCGCGAGCGGCGCCCCTTCCACCCCGAGCGGTTCGCCCAGGCTCTCCGGGACCTCCCGCCGGACGTCGTCCGCTCGAAGGGGACCGCCTGGATAGCCGGCAACGAGACGCGCGTCGGGATCGGCCACGCCGGGCCGTCGATCCGGGCCGAGGGGCAGGGCCCCTGGATCGCCAGCCTCCCCGAGGTCGAGCGGGACCTCTACCGGTCGAACCGGCCGGACCTGGAGTGGCACGAGGAGCACGGCGACCGCCGGACCGAACTGGTGTTCATCGGTACCGACTACGACGAGGGGGCCCTCAGGGAACGGCTGGACGACGCCTTAGTCACCGACGGGGAGTGGGACGAGTCCGACGCGCTGTCGGACCCGTTCCCGGACGAGCAGGGCGAGACGACGGTGGTACGGGAGCCGTAG
- a CDS encoding SRPBCC family protein has protein sequence MREVEVTKFVSARPDEVRRALTPEALVEAEGTFAVSAVEETDEGTVVTASGPGMAVPLRFESLEDGLAYTAEGEVGPFDHLETAVTVAPKNEGSEVTARSTVSLNAPLPFADRIAAWKRRGELERAVEALADEGL, from the coding sequence ATGCGCGAGGTGGAGGTGACGAAGTTCGTGTCGGCCCGACCCGACGAGGTCAGGCGCGCGCTCACCCCGGAGGCGCTCGTCGAGGCCGAGGGCACGTTCGCCGTCTCGGCCGTCGAGGAGACCGACGAGGGGACCGTGGTCACGGCGTCGGGGCCGGGGATGGCCGTGCCGCTCCGGTTCGAGTCACTGGAGGACGGGCTGGCCTACACCGCCGAGGGCGAGGTCGGCCCGTTCGACCACCTCGAGACGGCGGTGACGGTGGCCCCGAAGAACGAGGGGTCAGAGGTCACCGCGCGCTCGACCGTCTCGCTGAACGCGCCGCTGCCCTTTGCCGACCGGATCGCCGCCTGGAAGCGCCGCGGCGAACTCGAGCGCGCCGTCGAGGCGCTGGCCGACGAAGGGCTCTGA
- a CDS encoding Hsp20/alpha crystallin family protein: MTTPNPFDEIERAFDTLGEGFGTDLTGIAVDVVDEGDEFVVRADLPGYDSDDIDVTLQNRRLTIEAERETEAAAGDETFVTRERRRQSTSRTVQLPDPVEPDATANYDRGVLTVRLEKQGGAEGTDIPVN; the protein is encoded by the coding sequence ATGACGACACCGAACCCGTTCGACGAGATAGAGCGAGCGTTCGACACGCTCGGGGAGGGCTTCGGGACGGACCTGACCGGCATCGCGGTCGACGTCGTCGACGAGGGCGACGAGTTCGTCGTCCGCGCCGACCTGCCGGGCTACGACAGCGACGACATCGACGTCACCCTCCAGAACCGGCGGCTGACCATCGAGGCGGAGCGCGAGACGGAGGCGGCGGCCGGCGACGAGACGTTCGTCACCCGCGAGCGACGCCGCCAGAGCACCAGCCGGACCGTCCAGCTACCCGACCCCGTCGAGCCCGACGCCACCGCCAACTACGACCGGGGCGTGCTGACCGTCCGCCTCGAGAAGCAGGGCGGCGCCGAGGGCACCGACATCCCCGTGAACTGA
- the pheA gene encoding prephenate dehydratase gives MTTLTLGPEGTYSHRAARAVADDDDIEFRESVTAIVEAVADGEYDRGVVAVENSIEGSVTESLDAFANHEVAVVREIITPIRHALLAQGEEFEVVASHAQALAQCRSYLEEHYPDADLEAVASTARGVERAREDPRFAGIGHPGNASGELQVLAEDIQDQASNATRFVVVAPLEERSEAGSKSSFIIYPDVDYPGLLLELLEPFADQDINLTRLESRPSGERLGDYVFHIDVAAGLYEERTQAALSDIEDIAEEGWVRRLGSYDSETVLE, from the coding sequence ATGACGACGCTCACGCTGGGGCCCGAGGGGACCTACTCCCACCGGGCCGCCCGGGCGGTGGCCGACGACGACGACATCGAGTTCCGGGAGTCGGTCACGGCCATCGTCGAGGCCGTCGCCGACGGCGAGTACGACCGCGGCGTCGTGGCCGTCGAGAACAGCATCGAGGGCTCCGTGACCGAGAGCCTGGACGCCTTCGCGAACCACGAGGTCGCGGTCGTCCGGGAGATCATCACGCCGATCCGCCACGCGCTGCTGGCCCAGGGCGAGGAGTTCGAGGTCGTCGCCAGCCACGCCCAGGCGCTCGCGCAGTGCCGGTCGTACCTCGAGGAGCACTACCCCGACGCCGACCTGGAAGCCGTGGCCTCCACGGCCCGGGGCGTCGAGCGGGCCCGCGAGGACCCCCGCTTCGCCGGCATCGGCCACCCCGGTAACGCGAGCGGGGAACTACAGGTGCTCGCCGAGGACATCCAGGACCAGGCCTCCAACGCGACCCGCTTCGTCGTCGTCGCGCCCCTCGAGGAGCGCTCCGAGGCCGGCTCGAAGTCCTCCTTCATCATCTACCCCGACGTCGACTACCCCGGCCTCCTCCTGGAACTGCTCGAACCGTTCGCAGACCAGGACATCAACCTCACCCGCCTCGAATCCCGTCCCAGCGGGGAGCGGCTGGGCGACTACGTCTTCCACATCGACGTCGCCGCCGGCCTCTACGAGGAGCGCACCCAGGCGGCGCTTTCCGACATCGAGGACATCGCCGAGGAGGGCTGGGTCCGCCGACTGGGCTCGTACGACTCCGAGACCGTCCTCGAGTAG